One genomic region from Betaproteobacteria bacterium encodes:
- a CDS encoding electron transfer flavoprotein subunit beta/FixA family protein codes for MKVLVPVKRVVDYNVKVRVKPDGSGVETANVKMSMNPFDEIAVEEAIRLKEAGVATEIVAVSIGTAQSQETLRTALAIGADRAILVETGVEIQPLAVAKLLKAIVAKEQPGLVIMGKQAIDDDSNQTGQMLAALLDWSQATFASKLKVSGAAAEVTREVDGGLETISVKLPAVVTADLRLNEPRYVTLPNIMKAKKKPLQTLTPEALGVDVAPRLKTLKVQEPPKRSAGKLVKSVQELVEKLRNEAKVI; via the coding sequence ATGAAGGTACTGGTCCCCGTCAAGCGGGTGGTGGATTACAACGTCAAGGTGCGTGTGAAGCCGGATGGCTCGGGTGTGGAAACCGCCAACGTGAAGATGTCGATGAATCCGTTCGACGAAATCGCGGTGGAGGAGGCGATACGCTTGAAGGAGGCCGGCGTCGCGACGGAGATCGTCGCGGTGTCGATCGGCACCGCGCAATCCCAGGAGACGTTGCGCACGGCACTGGCGATCGGCGCGGACCGCGCGATCCTGGTCGAGACCGGTGTCGAAATCCAGCCCCTGGCGGTGGCGAAGCTGCTCAAGGCGATCGTAGCCAAGGAGCAGCCAGGCCTGGTGATCATGGGCAAGCAAGCCATCGACGACGATTCCAACCAGACCGGACAGATGCTGGCTGCGCTGCTTGACTGGTCGCAGGCTACGTTTGCTTCGAAGCTGAAAGTCAGCGGCGCCGCCGCGGAAGTCACGCGGGAAGTCGACGGCGGGCTGGAAACGATTTCCGTCAAGCTGCCCGCCGTCGTGACGGCCGATCTGCGCCTGAACGAGCCGCGCTACGTGACGTTGCCGAACATCATGAAGGCGAAAAAGAAGCCACTGCAAACGCTGACGCCGGAAGCGCTCGGTGTCGACGTCGCGCCGCGGCTGAAAACGCTGAAGGTGCAGGAGCCGCCGAAGCGCAGCGCCGGCAAACTGGTCAAGAGCGTGCAGGAGCTGGTCGAAAAACTCAGGAACGAGGCTAAGGTCATCTGA
- a CDS encoding electron transfer flavoprotein subunit alpha/FixB family protein codes for MAILVIAEHDNAVIKPALLNTVAAAQKIGGDIDILVAGHQCAGAAKAAAAIPGVKKVLVVDALHYAHALAESLSALIVSIARNYSHVLAPSTSAGKNVLPRVAALLDVAQISDIVKVESADTFVRPIYAGNALATVQSSDAIKVITVRSTGFDAAQSTGGSAAVENLGAGPDSGLSSMIGQELTKSARPELTSARAIVSGGRGMGNGENFKILEALADKLGAAVGASRAAVDSGFVPNDYQVGQTGKIVAPELYIAVGISGAIQHLAGMKDSKVIVAINKDAEAPIFQVADYGLVADLFQAVPELTAQL; via the coding sequence ATGGCTATTCTGGTTATTGCCGAACACGACAACGCCGTCATCAAGCCGGCGCTACTCAACACGGTCGCCGCCGCACAGAAAATCGGCGGCGACATCGACATACTCGTCGCAGGACATCAATGCGCTGGCGCTGCGAAAGCGGCGGCGGCGATTCCAGGCGTTAAGAAAGTGTTGGTGGTTGATGCGCTCCACTACGCCCACGCGCTGGCGGAAAGTCTCAGCGCGCTGATCGTCTCCATCGCGAGGAACTACAGCCATGTGCTTGCGCCATCCACGAGTGCGGGCAAGAACGTGTTGCCGCGGGTGGCCGCGCTGCTGGACGTGGCGCAGATCTCCGACATCGTCAAGGTCGAATCGGCCGATACCTTCGTGCGGCCGATTTATGCCGGCAACGCGCTGGCCACCGTGCAATCGAGCGATGCGATCAAGGTGATTACCGTGCGTTCAACCGGCTTCGACGCAGCGCAGTCAACGGGCGGATCGGCCGCCGTGGAGAACCTCGGCGCCGGCCCGGACAGCGGACTGTCCTCGATGATCGGGCAGGAGCTCACCAAATCGGCACGTCCGGAACTCACGTCGGCGCGCGCGATCGTGTCGGGCGGACGCGGCATGGGAAACGGCGAGAACTTCAAGATCCTCGAAGCGCTAGCCGACAAACTCGGCGCCGCGGTCGGTGCGTCGCGCGCCGCGGTCGATTCCGGCTTCGTACCGAACGACTACCAGGTCGGGCAGACCGGCAAGATCGTCGCCCCCGAGTTGTACATTGCGGTGGGCATATCCGGCGCGATCCAGCACCTCGCGGGCATGAAGGACAGCAAGGTCATCGTGGCAATCAACAAGGATGCCGAAGCGCCGATTTTCCAGGTTGCCGACTACGGTCTGGTCGCCGATCTTTTCCAGGCTGTGCCGGAACTGACTGCTCAACTTTGA
- the lplT gene encoding lysophospholipid transporter LplT, with translation MNRGFYTILAAQFFSALADNALLFAAIALLASLNAQAWQTPVLQQFFVFAYIVLAPFVGPFADSLPKGRVMFVANAVKLLGCIAMLMGTHPLLAYGLVGVGAAMYSPAKYGILTEFLPHQKLVLANGWMEGLTVAAIILGSILGGIMVGTRFANYVFERVDLPFIETGIDTPPELAIVVILFFYFIAAVINLYIPRVAIDHKLQKRNPVFIMQDFWHSFRLLWRDPLGQVSLAVTTLFWGAGATLRLIVLTWASMALKFSLEKATQLTAVVAIGIALGSVLAAKYVSLKRAVRVLPVGIAMGFLVITMVFVTDWRIAIVLLVLIGAMGGYFVVPMNALLQHRGHLLMGAGHSIAVQNFNENLSILVLLGVYALMIKVDVPIQLIIIAFGLFIATAMGYLTRKHWHDQDRS, from the coding sequence ATGAACCGCGGGTTCTACACCATCCTCGCCGCACAGTTTTTCTCCGCGCTTGCCGACAATGCGCTGTTGTTCGCCGCCATCGCGTTGCTGGCGAGCCTGAATGCACAGGCGTGGCAAACGCCGGTGCTGCAGCAGTTCTTCGTTTTCGCCTATATCGTGCTGGCCCCGTTCGTGGGTCCGTTCGCGGATTCCCTGCCCAAAGGCCGCGTGATGTTCGTGGCCAACGCGGTCAAGCTGCTCGGCTGCATCGCCATGCTGATGGGCACGCACCCGCTGCTGGCATACGGCCTCGTCGGCGTCGGCGCGGCGATGTATTCGCCGGCCAAGTACGGCATCCTCACCGAATTTCTGCCGCACCAGAAACTCGTGCTCGCCAATGGCTGGATGGAAGGTCTGACCGTGGCCGCGATCATCCTCGGCTCCATTCTCGGCGGCATCATGGTAGGGACCCGATTCGCGAACTACGTTTTCGAGCGCGTCGACCTGCCGTTCATCGAAACCGGCATCGACACGCCGCCCGAGCTGGCGATCGTCGTCATCCTGTTCTTCTATTTCATCGCGGCGGTGATCAACCTGTACATCCCCAGGGTGGCCATCGACCACAAGCTGCAAAAACGCAATCCCGTGTTCATCATGCAGGATTTCTGGCACAGCTTTCGGCTGCTGTGGCGCGATCCGCTCGGCCAGGTTTCCCTCGCCGTGACCACGCTATTCTGGGGCGCAGGGGCGACCTTGCGCCTGATCGTGCTCACCTGGGCATCGATGGCGCTGAAATTCAGCCTGGAAAAGGCGACCCAACTGACCGCGGTCGTCGCGATCGGAATTGCCCTGGGTTCGGTGCTGGCGGCAAAATATGTCTCGCTGAAGCGTGCGGTTCGCGTGCTGCCTGTGGGCATCGCGATGGGGTTTCTGGTCATCACGATGGTGTTCGTCACCGACTGGCGGATCGCGATCGTCCTGCTGGTGCTGATCGGGGCAATGGGGGGTTACTTTGTTGTACCCATGAATGCCCTGCTGCAGCACCGCGGCCATCTGCTGATGGGAGCAGGCCACTCGATTGCGGTGCAGAATTTCAATGAAAACCTGTCGATCCTGGTGTTGCTCGGCGTCTATGCGCTGATGATCAAGGTCGATGTTCCGATCCAA
- a CDS encoding serine/threonine protein kinase — MINATSVTTLGRYEIISELGQGAMGVVYKARDPMLDRLVAIKTINLTLPKEELAEYEARFYQEAKAAGGLSHRNIVTIHDIGRSDRVAYMAMEFLEGQELRRLMQSRVPIRVAHALDIGAQVAEGLQFAHDRQIVHRDIKPANIMVLNDGLVKITDFGIARMRNNEVKTIAGMILGSPKYMSPEQVSGKRADARSDIFSLGVVLYEMLTGTSPFVADNIHGVMYQTLNFNPPAPRTLNPELPDVFNYIVAKALSKNLDDRYQTAKDLSHDLRQALSALSGESTAPRVAADPVDAPFVEPDSPMTRQEDKEARILGMVDEDAQQSGAESVPANAPSSATETAHPGLGLSKAFDSFDATMRLAALTGMEKELDKFSETQKIARLKALADAKRAAAASASTLSGSATWQQSAAGGQNTAPAGAMAAQLKLIWIGSGLMVFAAAVLFLLR; from the coding sequence ATGATCAACGCCACGTCCGTCACAACGCTGGGGCGCTACGAGATCATCTCGGAACTCGGGCAGGGCGCGATGGGGGTGGTCTACAAGGCTCGCGACCCGATGCTGGATCGCCTCGTCGCCATAAAAACCATCAATCTGACGCTGCCGAAGGAAGAACTGGCCGAATACGAGGCGAGGTTCTACCAGGAAGCCAAGGCGGCGGGCGGCCTCTCCCACCGCAACATCGTCACCATTCACGACATCGGCCGCAGCGACCGTGTCGCTTACATGGCGATGGAGTTTCTGGAAGGCCAGGAGCTGCGCCGGCTGATGCAATCGCGCGTCCCGATCCGGGTTGCCCATGCGCTCGATATCGGAGCACAGGTCGCCGAAGGCCTGCAATTCGCGCACGATCGGCAAATCGTCCACCGCGACATCAAGCCCGCGAACATCATGGTGCTCAACGACGGACTGGTGAAAATCACTGACTTCGGTATCGCGCGCATGCGCAACAACGAGGTCAAGACCATCGCCGGCATGATCCTGGGTTCGCCCAAGTACATGTCCCCGGAACAGGTTTCGGGCAAACGAGCCGATGCGCGCTCCGACATCTTTTCGCTGGGCGTGGTGCTCTACGAAATGCTGACTGGCACGTCTCCCTTCGTCGCCGACAATATCCATGGCGTGATGTACCAGACCCTGAATTTCAATCCGCCGGCGCCGAGGACGCTCAATCCCGAGCTGCCGGATGTCTTCAACTACATCGTTGCGAAGGCGCTGTCCAAGAATCTGGATGATCGTTACCAGACCGCAAAGGATCTCTCGCATGACCTGCGCCAGGCACTTTCCGCCCTCTCCGGCGAGTCGACCGCACCCAGGGTCGCCGCCGATCCGGTGGATGCGCCTTTCGTCGAGCCGGATTCACCCATGACGCGGCAGGAAGACAAGGAAGCGCGCATTCTTGGCATGGTGGACGAAGACGCCCAGCAATCCGGAGCGGAATCGGTACCGGCGAATGCGCCCTCCTCAGCCACGGAAACCGCTCATCCGGGGCTTGGGCTGTCGAAGGCTTTCGATTCGTTCGACGCCACCATGCGGCTTGCCGCGCTGACCGGCATGGAGAAGGAACTGGACAAGTTTTCGGAAACGCAGAAGATCGCCCGCCTCAAAGCGCTGGCGGATGCAAAGCGTGCCGCCGCGGCGTCAGCTTCCACGCTGTCGGGCAGCGCAACCTGGCAGCAGTCAGCCGCGGGCGGGCAAAATACCGCGCCGGCCGGCGCGATGGCGGCGCAACTGAAATTGATCTGGATTGGCAGCGGGCTCATGGTGTTCGCCGCCGCAGTTCTGTTCCTGCTGCGCTGA
- the radA gene encoding DNA repair protein RadA, with product MAKVKTIYTCTECGGQTLKWQGQCPHCNAWNTLVETIAEKTVGSRYQSVTESSKLQKLGEVDAREEPRRPTGIDELDRVLGGGLVTGAVVLLGGDPGIGKSTLLLQALAKLGGSCNAVYVSGEESAHQIALRARRLTEDAAALNLLAEIQLEKVLSVLSTQKPDVAVIDSIQTIYSEALQSAPGSVAQVRECAAQLTRFAKSSGTALLLVGHVTKEGALAGPRVLEHMVDAVLYFEGETHSSFRLVRAIKNRFGAVNELGVFAMTDRGLRGVSNPSALFLSHHETQVSGSCVMVTQEGSRPLLVEVQALVDEAHAPNPRRLSVGLEQNRLAMLLAVLHRHAGIAAFDQDVFVNAVGGVKIDEPAADLPVLLAIVSSLRNKPLPEKLVAFGEIGLAGEVRPVQRGQERLREAAKLGFRLAIIPKANAPKSAIDGIEVVSVERVEEAVARVR from the coding sequence ATGGCGAAGGTGAAAACGATCTACACCTGCACCGAGTGCGGTGGGCAGACGCTGAAATGGCAGGGCCAATGCCCGCATTGCAACGCCTGGAACACGCTGGTCGAAACCATTGCAGAGAAGACGGTGGGATCGCGCTACCAGTCGGTCACGGAATCCAGCAAACTGCAGAAACTGGGCGAAGTCGACGCTCGCGAAGAGCCGCGCCGGCCTACGGGCATCGACGAACTGGACCGGGTGCTCGGCGGAGGGCTGGTCACCGGCGCGGTGGTGCTTCTCGGCGGCGATCCGGGCATCGGCAAATCCACGCTGCTGCTGCAGGCACTGGCGAAACTCGGCGGCAGTTGCAATGCCGTCTATGTCAGCGGCGAGGAATCGGCGCATCAGATCGCGTTGCGGGCGCGGCGGCTGACAGAGGATGCGGCGGCGCTGAATCTGCTGGCGGAAATCCAGCTCGAGAAAGTCCTTTCGGTATTATCGACGCAGAAGCCCGACGTCGCTGTGATCGACTCGATCCAGACCATCTATTCCGAAGCGCTGCAGTCGGCGCCGGGCAGCGTCGCCCAAGTGCGCGAATGCGCCGCGCAACTGACGCGCTTCGCCAAGTCTTCGGGTACCGCCTTGCTGCTGGTCGGCCATGTGACCAAGGAGGGCGCGCTGGCCGGCCCGCGCGTGCTGGAACACATGGTGGACGCAGTGCTGTATTTCGAAGGGGAAACGCATTCCAGTTTCCGGCTGGTTCGCGCAATCAAGAACCGTTTCGGGGCGGTGAACGAACTCGGCGTGTTCGCGATGACCGATCGCGGCCTGCGCGGGGTGTCCAATCCTTCCGCACTGTTTCTGTCGCATCACGAGACCCAGGTGTCCGGTTCGTGCGTGATGGTTACGCAGGAGGGTAGCCGACCGCTTCTGGTGGAAGTGCAGGCGCTGGTGGATGAGGCGCACGCACCGAATCCGCGGCGGCTGAGCGTCGGTCTTGAACAGAACCGGCTGGCGATGTTGCTTGCGGTGCTGCACCGCCATGCCGGTATCGCGGCGTTCGACCAGGATGTATTCGTGAACGCGGTCGGTGGTGTCAAAATCGACGAGCCTGCCGCGGATCTGCCGGTGTTGCTCGCCATCGTGTCTTCACTGCGAAACAAGCCTTTGCCGGAAAAGCTGGTCGCGTTCGGCGAAATCGGACTGGCCGGAGAAGTGCGGCCCGTGCAGCGCGGACAGGAGCGGCTCAGGGAAGCGGCCAAACTCGGATTCAGACTTGCGATCATCCCGAAGGCGAACGCGCCGAAATCGGCGATCGATGGGATCGAGGTGGTCAGCGTGGAGCGTGTCGAAGAAGCGGTGGCCAGGGTACGCTGA
- the alr gene encoding alanine racemase: MARPIQASFDLAALKNNFAIARRHAGDAAMMAVIKANAYGHGLLRVARTLADAEGFALLELDDAVRLRDAGYRQRILLLEGFFSAAELPEILHHGFTVMVHDREQLQMLKTLHTDKKFDVFLKFNTGMNRLGFPAAAAHSVLEELNALPCVGKVVLTTHFSDAEGVSGIDWQMREFEGRVARPGYARSLANSAALLRFPGARGDWVRPGLMLYGASPLEDAGALKLGLKPVMTLKSEIIAIQQLKPGDTVGYGSQFLADRSMRVGVVACGYADGYPRHAYNGMPVVIEGVRTSMAGRVSMDMLCVDLTNVPHAKVGSPAVLWGEGLPVEEVAAAAGTVSYELLCALARRVPVREAG, encoded by the coding sequence ATGGCCCGCCCGATTCAAGCTAGTTTTGACCTTGCCGCCCTGAAAAACAATTTCGCCATTGCGCGCCGCCACGCCGGTGACGCTGCAATGATGGCAGTCATCAAAGCCAACGCATACGGGCACGGACTGCTGCGTGTGGCGCGCACGCTGGCGGACGCGGAGGGGTTCGCGTTGCTGGAACTCGATGACGCCGTCAGGCTGCGCGATGCCGGCTATCGCCAGCGCATCCTGCTGCTGGAAGGCTTTTTCTCAGCCGCCGAGCTGCCGGAAATATTGCATCACGGATTCACCGTCATGGTGCATGACCGCGAGCAACTGCAGATGCTCAAGACCTTGCACACCGACAAAAAGTTCGACGTGTTCCTGAAATTCAATACCGGTATGAACCGGCTCGGGTTTCCGGCCGCCGCCGCGCACAGCGTGCTGGAGGAGCTGAATGCACTGCCTTGCGTGGGTAAAGTCGTATTGACCACGCATTTTTCCGACGCTGAAGGCGTCAGCGGCATCGACTGGCAAATGCGGGAATTCGAGGGGCGCGTCGCGCGCCCGGGCTACGCGCGCTCGCTGGCGAATTCGGCGGCCCTGCTGCGTTTCCCCGGCGCGCGCGGGGACTGGGTGCGTCCTGGTCTGATGCTCTATGGCGCAAGCCCTCTGGAGGATGCCGGCGCGCTCAAGCTGGGGTTGAAGCCGGTGATGACGCTGAAGAGCGAAATTATCGCCATCCAGCAGCTCAAGCCTGGCGATACCGTCGGTTATGGCAGCCAGTTTTTGGCCGACCGCAGCATGCGTGTCGGCGTGGTCGCGTGCGGCTACGCCGATGGCTACCCGCGTCATGCCTATAACGGCATGCCGGTGGTGATCGAGGGGGTGCGTACGTCGATGGCGGGGCGCGTATCGATGGACATGCTGTGCGTGGATCTGACCAATGTCCCGCACGCGAAAGTTGGCAGCCCGGCGGTGTTGTGGGGAGAAGGCCTGCCGGTCGAGGAGGTTGCGGCGGCGGCGGGCACCGTGAGCTACGAATTGTTGTGCGCGTTGGCGCGGCGCGTGCCCGTGCGCGAAGCGGGCTAA
- a CDS encoding PEGA domain-containing protein, which produces MMPERANRTFICSVLFLDIAEYSKKPVSEQIQLKDRFNALIAESIRDIVPNDRIILDTGDGVAINFLGDPEDALFVAMSLRESFAPKSGGPSNLPARIGINLGPVRLVRDLNSQPNIIGDGINVAQRVMGFAKPGQILVSRSYYEVVSHISEGYIKLFNYEGARTDKHVREHEVYSVGYTSTRGSGIRSPAERALVSTQEGKHQASTATVATGTGTLPWLARLEPWLNNRTIAFGTATLSVGAFTLAVVVNLLGHGEVAAVSSSPAEHSVQKKAPLSIRSDAGMSSVPRKPAEKKPRTIARAEIAQPEVNLPAPKSDSSEKKEAKLSPFAFFSREKPATEPDAPAAPGGTALITLAIAPWGEVYVDGDRIGVSPPVNEVEVVPGKRKIEIKNGGFPVYTQVVDVKADQKVRIKHKFN; this is translated from the coding sequence ATGATGCCCGAGCGCGCCAACCGCACGTTCATCTGCAGCGTGCTGTTCCTCGACATCGCGGAGTACTCCAAGAAACCGGTTTCGGAGCAGATCCAACTCAAGGACCGTTTCAATGCGTTGATCGCGGAGTCGATTCGCGACATCGTTCCGAACGATCGCATCATTCTCGACACCGGCGATGGCGTGGCCATCAATTTTCTGGGCGATCCCGAGGATGCGCTGTTTGTGGCCATGAGCCTGCGCGAATCCTTTGCTCCGAAGTCCGGCGGACCGTCCAACCTCCCGGCACGCATCGGCATCAACCTCGGCCCGGTGCGCCTGGTCCGAGACCTCAATAGCCAGCCCAACATCATCGGCGACGGCATCAACGTCGCGCAGCGCGTGATGGGATTTGCGAAACCCGGTCAGATACTGGTATCGCGCTCCTATTACGAAGTGGTATCCCATATCTCCGAGGGCTATATCAAGCTGTTCAACTACGAAGGCGCGCGCACCGACAAGCACGTGCGCGAACACGAGGTTTACAGCGTCGGCTATACCAGCACCCGAGGCAGCGGCATTCGCTCGCCTGCCGAGCGCGCGCTGGTCTCCACGCAAGAAGGCAAACACCAGGCGTCCACCGCGACGGTTGCCACCGGAACCGGCACCTTGCCCTGGCTCGCGCGCCTGGAACCGTGGTTGAACAACCGCACCATCGCTTTCGGCACCGCCACGCTATCCGTCGGCGCATTCACGCTTGCGGTCGTGGTAAACCTTCTTGGCCACGGCGAAGTCGCCGCGGTGTCGTCGTCACCCGCCGAGCACAGTGTGCAGAAGAAAGCGCCACTTTCCATACGCTCGGATGCAGGCATGTCGTCCGTGCCGCGCAAGCCCGCCGAAAAAAAACCCCGAACCATCGCCCGTGCGGAAATCGCGCAGCCCGAGGTCAACCTGCCCGCACCGAAATCAGACTCGAGTGAAAAAAAGGAGGCCAAGCTCTCGCCTTTCGCCTTCTTTTCCAGAGAGAAGCCCGCCACCGAACCGGATGCGCCTGCTGCGCCGGGCGGTACCGCACTGATCACGCTGGCAATCGCGCCGTGGGGTGAAGTCTATGTCGATGGGGATCGGATCGGCGTCAGTCCGCCGGTCAACGAAGTAGAGGTCGTGCCAGGCAAGCGCAAAATTGAAATAAAGAACGGCGGCTTTCCGGTCTACACTCAAGTCGTCGACGTAAAGGCCGATCAGAAGGTTCGCATCAAGCACAAGTTCAACTAG
- a CDS encoding acyl-CoA synthetase gives MNRNSPYETGLDRNPANYVPLSPLSFLARAAEVYPNRVAIIHGDDEATWGETYARCRKLACALARRGIGVGDTVAVMAPNVPAMFEAHFGVPMTGAVLNTLNTRLDAEAIAFMLNHGEAKVLLTDREFSPTIAAALHHVRRDVLVIDIDDAPASGGEFIGEMDYEAFLETGDAAFAWTLPGDEWNAIALSYTSGTTGNPKGVVTHHRGAYLNAVGNIVTWAMPHFPVYLWTLPMFHCNGWCFPWTLAAVAGTSVCLRRVEAKPVFDLIRRHKVTHFCGAPVVHNMLVNAPAELRAGIGHKVSAMIAGAAPPRAVIEGMERIGVDLTHVYGLTEVYGPASVCAKHPEWASLPPAKRAELNGRQGVRYEMQEGMDVLDPKTLQPVPRDGQVMGEIFFRGNITMKGYLKNPQATEEAFAGGWFHTGDLAVIDADGYVRIKDRSKDIIISGGENISTIEVEDVLYSHPHVLEAAVVAKPDEKWGETPCAFVTLKIGAPAVTEQEIIVFCRERLAHFKCPRKVIFGPLPKTSTGKIQKNVLREQARSA, from the coding sequence TTGAACCGCAACAGTCCTTACGAGACCGGTCTGGATCGAAATCCGGCCAATTACGTTCCGCTCTCTCCCCTGTCTTTCCTGGCCCGTGCGGCCGAGGTCTACCCGAACCGGGTCGCCATCATCCACGGAGACGATGAAGCGACGTGGGGCGAAACCTATGCGCGTTGCCGCAAGCTGGCCTGCGCCCTGGCGAGGCGCGGCATCGGTGTCGGCGACACCGTGGCGGTGATGGCGCCGAATGTGCCGGCGATGTTCGAGGCGCACTTCGGCGTGCCGATGACCGGCGCCGTGCTGAACACCCTGAACACGCGGCTTGATGCAGAGGCCATCGCCTTCATGCTGAATCACGGCGAGGCGAAGGTATTGCTGACCGATCGGGAGTTCTCCCCGACGATTGCCGCGGCTTTGCATCACGTAAGGCGCGACGTGCTGGTAATCGACATCGACGATGCGCCGGCCAGCGGTGGTGAGTTCATAGGCGAGATGGACTACGAAGCCTTTCTCGAAACCGGAGATGCGGCGTTCGCATGGACGCTGCCGGGTGATGAATGGAACGCCATTGCGCTGTCCTATACGTCGGGCACGACAGGCAACCCCAAGGGTGTTGTCACGCATCACCGCGGCGCTTACCTTAATGCGGTGGGGAACATCGTGACCTGGGCGATGCCGCATTTTCCGGTCTATCTGTGGACGCTGCCGATGTTCCATTGCAATGGCTGGTGCTTCCCATGGACGCTTGCCGCCGTCGCAGGTACCAGCGTTTGCCTGCGCAGGGTGGAAGCGAAGCCGGTGTTCGACCTGATCCGCCGCCACAAGGTGACCCATTTCTGCGGAGCGCCGGTCGTGCACAACATGCTTGTCAACGCGCCCGCCGAGTTGCGCGCCGGCATCGGTCACAAGGTCTCGGCAATGATCGCCGGCGCTGCGCCGCCGCGGGCGGTCATCGAGGGCATGGAACGCATCGGGGTGGACCTGACGCACGTCTACGGACTGACCGAGGTCTATGGTCCAGCCTCGGTGTGCGCCAAGCATCCGGAGTGGGCGTCTTTGCCGCCCGCGAAACGCGCGGAACTCAACGGCAGACAAGGCGTGCGCTATGAAATGCAGGAAGGCATGGACGTGCTCGACCCGAAGACCCTGCAGCCGGTGCCCCGGGACGGGCAGGTTATGGGCGAGATCTTCTTCCGCGGCAACATCACGATGAAGGGCTATCTCAAGAATCCGCAGGCGACCGAGGAAGCCTTCGCCGGCGGCTGGTTCCATACCGGCGACCTGGCGGTCATCGACGCGGATGGCTACGTGAGGATCAAGGACCGCTCCAAGGACATCATCATCTCCGGCGGCGAAAACATTTCGACGATAGAAGTCGAGGATGTGCTCTACAGCCACCCTCACGTTCTGGAGGCGGCGGTGGTGGCAAAGCCGGACGAAAAATGGGGCGAGACACCGTGCGCCTTCGTCACGCTGAAAATCGGCGCGCCGGCGGTCACCGAGCAGGAGATCATCGTCTTTTGCCGCGAGCGACTGGCCCATTTCAAATGTCCGCGCAAGGTGATATTCGGTCCGTTGCCGAAGACTTCGACCGGCAAGATCCAGAAAAACGTTCTGCGCGAACAGGCCAGATCCGCCTGA
- a CDS encoding TssQ family T6SS-associated lipoprotein has protein sequence MLTLRLTLLLILATTLAAGCQSGLFKNFGATRNAGNSYLEEGVQNYEEGNYRVAKRRLQFALEEGLSRPDRVKAHKYLAFIACVSSQQLTCREEFTIALELDPKFELAPAEAGHPIWGPMFKSVKAKQARQP, from the coding sequence ATGCTTACTCTCCGACTGACGCTGCTGCTGATTCTCGCCACCACGCTCGCGGCCGGCTGCCAGAGCGGTCTGTTCAAGAATTTCGGCGCAACCCGCAACGCCGGCAACAGCTACCTGGAGGAAGGCGTGCAGAACTACGAGGAAGGCAATTACCGGGTCGCGAAGCGGCGCCTGCAGTTCGCGCTCGAGGAAGGTTTGAGCCGGCCTGACCGCGTCAAGGCACACAAATACCTGGCTTTCATCGCCTGCGTTTCCAGCCAGCAACTCACCTGCCGCGAGGAATTCACGATCGCCCTGGAACTGGATCCGAAGTTCGAACTGGCGCCCGCGGAGGCCGGCCACCCGATCTGGGGTCCGATGTTCAAGAGCGTCAAGGCGAAACAGGCCAGGCAGCCATGA